CCCCAATGATAGCAGGTCTGTAAGTTGTAAAGTTTAGTTGTTCAGGTATGCTTCCACGCCGATGGTTTGCAGTTTTTCGTCTTTCGCAATCACTTCGGCGGCGAGTTGTTCACGGTAGGTGACGAGGCGGTTCGCGAGGTCTTCATCTGCACCGGCGAGAATCTGTGCAGCCAGCAGGCCTGCGTTGTATGCACCGTTGACGGCGACCGTTGCGACCGGGATGCCCTTCGGCATCTGCACGATCGCGTAGAGCGCGTCGACGCCTTGGATCGCGCCGCCTTGGATCGGCACTCCGATCACCGGCAGGGTGGTGCATGCTGCCACCACGCCCGGGAGATGCGCAGCGAGGCCGGCGCCGGCGATGATCGCGCCGAAGCCGTTTTCGCGTGCTTCACGCGCAAGTTTCATCGTTTTGTCCGGCACGCGGTGTGCGGAAGAAACGCGGATCTCCGTTTCCACTTCCAGCGCTTGCAGCGCTTTTGCCGCTTCGTTCATCACTTTCAAGTCAGAGTCGCTACCCATGAGAATCAGTACTTTTTTTGCCATTGTCGTTTCCCTCCAATTAGTGAACCAGCGTTAGTTTTTAGCAAATCCTCTGGTGCTACACGCAAAAGTTTCATAAAAAAGCCCAGATGGGTAGAATTCGTCGCTGCACCTGGTGCTGTCGAGCGAAACCTACCCGCCTGGGCTTTTCTCCCTTCGGTGTCATGTCCACTCCTGGTAGACATGTGAATCGCTTGGACCTACTCAGAGCGAGCGGAACCCTAGATTCACTTTCGTTCGTAGTCCGGCGATTCCGGTCGCCGGGTAGAGACTCTCAGGCCAATCCCCGAGTATATACGAGCTATTGTCGGTTGATGTCATTGTCTACCGTAAGCATACCAAAAGCGATCTGGGCACGTCAACGTAAAATACGAACATTAGGCGTGAACATTTTATGATCGTTCG
The window above is part of the Tumebacillus sp. BK434 genome. Proteins encoded here:
- the purE gene encoding 5-(carboxyamino)imidazole ribonucleotide mutase, yielding MAKKVLILMGSDSDLKVMNEAAKALQALEVETEIRVSSAHRVPDKTMKLAREARENGFGAIIAGAGLAAHLPGVVAACTTLPVIGVPIQGGAIQGVDALYAIVQMPKGIPVATVAVNGAYNAGLLAAQILAGADEDLANRLVTYREQLAAEVIAKDEKLQTIGVEAYLNN